In one window of Methanosarcina vacuolata Z-761 DNA:
- a CDS encoding putative cobaltochelatase, translated as MKNHNITIYPFTAIVGQEKMKKALILNAINPKVGGVLVRGEKGTAKSTAVRALANLLPEIEVVEGCKFRCNPHDINAMCEECLEKVKAGALKSSSIKMKVVDLPVSATEDRVVGTLDIEHAIKKGEKRFEPGVLAHAHRGILYVDEINLLDDHLVDVLLDSAAMGVNTVEREGISFSHPANFVLVGTMNPEEGELRPQLLDRFGLCVDIKGIMDVARRVELIKYRLSYETDPEAFAASWQAAESELCGQILLAQKLLTEVKISDNMLELISQICVDMGVDGHRADITMMKTSITLAAFNGRTEVLEEDVKEAAELVLPHRMRRKPFDNHSDKQDKLNESIEKQREKEKEKEKNKHEQQKKEHNEQSGKEQAHPEEQKSDNPEDSTGEQPDASSETIFATGESYQVKQFSPDFLRNNRNGSGRRSKTLTKSKQGRYIKSKIPEEKITDLAFDATLRAAAPYQLLREKHGNSIVIHDSDFRQKVREKKIGNLVLFVVDASGSMGAQQRMVASKGAVLSMLMDAYQKRDKVGLIAFKGAGAELLLPPTSSVEMAQKCLEELPTGGKTPLSHGLMKGYETIQAELRRDPDTCPFMVLISDGRANVSMNGEPPLQETKTIASMFRKECIQSAVIDTESSIIKFGLAQEISSALGAMYLALEDLKADSIVEAVRSSAPFEFSVLSGSFSS; from the coding sequence ATGAAAAATCATAACATTACTATTTACCCTTTTACTGCAATAGTCGGACAGGAGAAAATGAAGAAAGCCCTGATCCTGAACGCTATAAATCCTAAAGTAGGAGGGGTTCTGGTCAGGGGTGAAAAAGGTACTGCCAAGTCAACGGCCGTCCGGGCACTGGCTAATCTCCTTCCTGAAATCGAGGTAGTTGAAGGCTGTAAATTCCGCTGTAATCCTCATGACATAAATGCAATGTGTGAAGAATGCCTGGAAAAGGTAAAAGCTGGGGCTCTTAAGAGCTCTTCTATAAAAATGAAAGTTGTGGATCTGCCTGTAAGTGCTACCGAAGACCGGGTTGTAGGGACTCTTGATATAGAGCATGCTATTAAAAAAGGGGAAAAGCGCTTTGAACCCGGGGTACTTGCCCATGCTCACAGGGGTATCCTGTATGTGGATGAGATTAATCTTCTGGATGACCATCTTGTAGATGTGCTCCTCGACTCTGCAGCAATGGGGGTAAACACTGTTGAAAGAGAAGGAATTTCCTTTTCTCACCCTGCAAATTTTGTGCTTGTAGGCACCATGAACCCTGAAGAAGGAGAACTGCGACCCCAGTTACTTGACCGTTTTGGTTTATGCGTAGATATAAAGGGTATAATGGATGTAGCCAGACGAGTGGAACTTATCAAATACAGGCTCAGTTATGAGACCGATCCCGAAGCTTTTGCAGCAAGCTGGCAGGCTGCAGAGTCCGAGCTTTGCGGGCAGATTCTTCTTGCTCAGAAATTACTTACTGAAGTAAAAATCTCAGATAACATGCTTGAATTAATCAGCCAGATCTGCGTTGATATGGGAGTCGATGGGCACAGGGCAGACATCACAATGATGAAAACCTCAATCACGCTTGCAGCTTTCAATGGCAGGACTGAGGTTCTTGAAGAGGATGTAAAAGAAGCTGCAGAATTAGTCCTTCCCCACCGTATGCGCAGAAAACCGTTTGATAACCACTCTGATAAGCAGGATAAACTCAACGAGAGTATAGAAAAACAAAGGGAAAAAGAAAAGGAAAAAGAAAAAAATAAACACGAACAGCAAAAAAAAGAGCATAACGAGCAGTCAGGAAAAGAACAGGCCCATCCCGAAGAGCAGAAATCAGATAACCCAGAGGACAGCACCGGTGAACAACCGGATGCTTCCTCCGAAACTATTTTTGCAACAGGAGAGAGTTACCAGGTAAAGCAGTTTTCTCCCGATTTTCTCCGAAATAACCGAAATGGATCAGGTCGGCGCAGCAAAACCCTGACGAAGTCCAAACAGGGCAGGTATATAAAGAGTAAAATTCCCGAGGAAAAAATCACGGATCTTGCTTTTGATGCTACCCTGAGGGCAGCTGCACCTTACCAGCTTTTAAGGGAAAAACACGGAAACTCCATAGTAATTCATGACTCGGATTTCAGGCAAAAAGTCCGTGAGAAAAAGATAGGAAATCTTGTACTCTTTGTTGTGGATGCCAGTGGTTCTATGGGAGCTCAACAGCGGATGGTAGCTTCTAAAGGTGCAGTCCTTTCAATGTTGATGGACGCTTACCAGAAACGTGATAAGGTGGGGCTTATTGCTTTTAAGGGAGCAGGGGCAGAGTTGTTGCTGCCGCCAACATCCAGTGTGGAAATGGCACAAAAGTGTCTGGAGGAGCTGCCAACCGGAGGAAAGACTCCCCTCTCCCATGGGCTTATGAAAGGATATGAAACCATACAGGCAGAACTCCGACGCGATCCTGATACCTGTCCGTTTATGGTTCTGATCTCTGATGGACGGGCAAATGTCAGTATGAATGGTGAACCTCCTCTCCAGGAGACAAAAACAATAGCTTCCATGTTCAGAAAAGAATGCATACAATCGGCAGTTATTGATACGGAAAGCAGCATTATTAAATTCGGGCTTGCTCAGGAAATTTCCAGTGCGCTTGGAGCCATGTATCTTGCACTTGAGGACCTGAAGGCAGATTCAATAGTTGAAGCTGTTCGGTCTTCAGCTCCTTTTGAATTTTCGGTTCTTTCTGGAAGCTTTTCAAGTTGA